In one window of Paraflavitalea soli DNA:
- a CDS encoding SRPBCC family protein: MLVLYIIYGFIGIILILLVIAFFLPGKYHIEKSLVIIQPVREVMARVADLNHYARWNPWQMMEPGSKMTIKGAPQTPGHEYWWKGKKIGEGRLILRSIDQKHVHFGLEFIRPWKSFANDNWLFEEWGNGETKVTWQNNGDLPYPMARLMGPYLIKNLNKQFEEGLRNLKKLCEGL; the protein is encoded by the coding sequence ATGCTGGTATTGTACATCATTTACGGCTTTATTGGCATCATCCTTATTTTACTGGTGATCGCCTTCTTTTTGCCTGGCAAATACCATATTGAGAAATCGCTGGTCATTATACAACCGGTGCGGGAGGTAATGGCCCGGGTGGCTGACCTTAACCATTACGCACGCTGGAATCCCTGGCAAATGATGGAGCCGGGAAGCAAGATGACCATCAAAGGCGCCCCGCAAACCCCTGGTCATGAATACTGGTGGAAGGGTAAAAAGATTGGCGAGGGGCGGTTAATACTACGCAGTATTGATCAAAAGCATGTTCACTTTGGCCTCGAATTTATAAGACCTTGGAAAAGTTTTGCCAACGACAACTGGTTGTTTGAAGAATGGGGCAATGGCGAAACAAAAGTAACCTGGCAAAACAATGGCGATCTGCCTTACCCCATGGCCAGGCTAATGGGCCCTTACTTAATTAAGAACCTCAATAAACAGTTTGAAGAAGGTTTGCGTAACCTTAAAAAACTTTGTGAGGGATTGTGA
- the pnuC gene encoding nicotinamide riboside transporter PnuC, protein MSIPEIYQRFVFGIVHTTWLEYLAVFTGIASVWFSRIENIWVYPVGLVSTIIYTWLSLQAHLPGEASVNVYYTVMSIYGWILWAKRDAAHHHIVVIQHATRKEWLQHFLFFGAFYIAIFSALTWLRTIFSQEIIPWADAFASATAYTGMWLMAKKKVESWYWWIATNIASIPLYFIKGYVSTSVFYFILLMMAGFGWAEWNKRAKLAKQMPAS, encoded by the coding sequence ATGAGTATACCAGAGATTTATCAACGATTTGTTTTTGGAATTGTGCATACTACCTGGCTTGAATACCTTGCCGTATTTACAGGCATTGCTAGTGTATGGTTTTCCCGCATTGAAAATATCTGGGTATATCCCGTAGGTCTGGTCAGCACCATTATCTATACCTGGCTTAGTTTACAGGCACACTTACCAGGCGAGGCCAGCGTAAATGTTTATTACACCGTCATGAGTATTTATGGTTGGATACTCTGGGCCAAAAGAGATGCAGCACACCACCATATTGTGGTCATACAGCATGCCACCAGGAAAGAATGGCTACAACATTTCCTCTTCTTTGGTGCTTTTTACATTGCCATATTCAGTGCATTGACCTGGCTGCGGACTATCTTCTCCCAGGAGATCATTCCGTGGGCCGATGCCTTTGCCTCCGCTACAGCCTATACCGGTATGTGGCTCATGGCAAAGAAAAAGGTAGAAAGCTGGTATTGGTGGATCGCTACCAATATTGCTTCCATCCCCTTGTACTTTATCAAAGGATATGTGTCTACCAGTGTATTTTATTTTATCCTACTCATGATGGCCGGGTTTGGCTGGGCTGAATGGAATAAGCGTGCAAAGCTGGCAAAGCAAATGCCCGCCTCCTGA
- a CDS encoding NifU family protein — protein MIKTGSPVISIYTEMTPNPETMKFVANKLLYPGKSIDFPDVESAKPSPLATELFGFPFIRAVFIASNFVTLTKTTETEWTDVIPTIRQFLKEYLEEGKAVINEEEVAVIVPQSSNAVSADDDDVVKRIKELLENYVKPAVEMDGGAIQFKSYDDGVVNLMLQGSCSGCPSSMITLKAGIEGMMKRMIPEVKEVVAEAE, from the coding sequence ATGATTAAAACAGGCAGCCCGGTTATCAGTATCTATACGGAGATGACTCCCAACCCGGAAACCATGAAGTTTGTGGCCAATAAGTTATTGTATCCGGGCAAAAGCATCGATTTTCCCGATGTGGAGAGCGCAAAACCCTCACCCCTGGCTACAGAACTATTCGGTTTTCCTTTCATCAGGGCTGTTTTCATTGCCTCCAATTTTGTGACCTTGACCAAGACCACCGAAACAGAATGGACGGATGTGATACCTACTATCCGCCAGTTCCTGAAAGAATACCTGGAAGAAGGAAAAGCGGTGATCAATGAAGAAGAAGTAGCCGTTATTGTACCGCAAAGCAGCAATGCCGTATCCGCCGATGATGATGATGTGGTAAAACGTATTAAGGAGTTATTGGAAAACTACGTGAAGCCCGCAGTTGAAATGGATGGCGGCGCTATCCAGTTCAAGAGCTATGACGATGGTGTAGTAAACCTCATGTTGCAGGGCTCCTGCAGCGGATGTCCCTCTTCTATGATCACCCTCAAAGCAGGTATTGAAGGGATGATGAAGCGCATGATACCCGAAGTGAAGGAAGTAGTTGCCGAAGCAGAGTAA
- a CDS encoding AAA family ATPase — translation MIKKVVVVGPESTGKSTLCEQLASQYATTWVPEYAREYLLKHGKQYSYDDLLIIAQQQVALEDQYAAALPTTAEQNTLLFIDTDLYVMKVWCEYVFGKCHPWILDQIAVRQYDLYLLCDTDLPWVKDELREYPDLESRRELYHIYKDLMLNQAVPWINISGDYEQRLGKAVKKIEELFKT, via the coding sequence ATGATAAAAAAAGTAGTGGTCGTAGGGCCTGAATCAACAGGCAAAAGCACTTTGTGTGAACAGTTGGCCAGTCAATATGCCACCACCTGGGTGCCCGAATATGCGCGGGAGTACCTGTTGAAGCATGGCAAGCAGTACAGCTATGATGATCTGTTGATCATTGCACAGCAGCAGGTAGCCCTGGAAGATCAATACGCTGCCGCCTTACCCACCACCGCCGAACAAAATACCCTCCTCTTCATTGATACCGACCTGTATGTGATGAAAGTGTGGTGCGAATATGTATTTGGTAAATGCCATCCCTGGATACTGGATCAGATTGCAGTAAGACAATACGACCTGTATTTACTATGCGACACAGACCTGCCCTGGGTAAAAGATGAACTGCGGGAGTATCCCGACCTCGAAAGCAGGCGTGAGCTGTATCATATATATAAAGATCTCATGTTAAACCAGGCCGTTCCCTGGATAAATATTTCAGGCGATTACGAACAACGATTGGGAAAAGCTGTTAAAAAAATAGAAGAATTATTCAAAACCTGA
- a CDS encoding SCO family protein, whose protein sequence is MNKKFVFYIGFFLVLVIGFYIVLTRVIPGYGKVKLPVLSYVLPFQFVNQDGKTVTERDLDGKVYVAEYFFTTCKSICPIMNTNLRPIHEAFLNESRFLIVSHTCDPETDSSARLKVYADSIKADTRHWWFLTGRKDSLYNTARTSYLLDDPKNNLQNIDDQFLHTQFFALVDKSGQVRKIYDGLKKDELEELKKDIKGLLDEPVAQKRFSNNLFGN, encoded by the coding sequence ATGAATAAAAAATTCGTATTTTATATTGGATTTTTCCTTGTTCTCGTCATTGGCTTTTATATAGTGCTCACCCGGGTGATCCCGGGTTATGGCAAGGTTAAGTTGCCTGTTTTGAGCTATGTACTTCCTTTTCAATTCGTTAACCAGGATGGCAAGACCGTTACCGAACGGGACCTGGATGGTAAGGTATATGTGGCAGAATACTTTTTCACTACCTGTAAGAGCATCTGCCCCATTATGAACACCAATCTTCGCCCCATTCATGAAGCCTTCCTCAATGAATCGCGGTTCCTGATCGTTTCGCATACCTGCGATCCTGAAACGGATAGCAGTGCGCGTTTGAAAGTATATGCCGATTCCATTAAAGCGGATACACGTCATTGGTGGTTTCTGACCGGACGAAAAGACAGTTTATATAATACTGCCCGTACCAGTTATTTGTTGGATGATCCAAAGAATAACCTGCAGAATATTGATGATCAGTTTTTGCATACGCAGTTCTTCGCACTGGTTGACAAAAGTGGTCAGGTAAGAAAAATCTATGACGGGTTGAAGAAAGATGAACTGGAAGAACTTAAAAAAGATATCAAAGGATTGTTGGATGAACCTGTTGCTCAAAAACGATTTAGTAATAACCTTTTTGGAAATTAA
- a CDS encoding MerC domain-containing protein, with protein sequence MKVFPYLRAMNFRFNWDALGIATSVACAIHCAILPLLLTSLPVFGINIIENVLLEYTMIFIAFAIGMYSLWHGYRKHHHSYLPAIVFCVGIILLIAKQIWHDHQIWLLPFAVIFIVSAHVINYRACRVHDHAHADDCDH encoded by the coding sequence ATGAAAGTTTTCCCTTATCTTCGCGCCATGAATTTCAGGTTTAACTGGGACGCATTGGGAATTGCTACTTCTGTAGCCTGCGCTATACATTGCGCTATCCTGCCGCTATTGCTTACCAGCCTACCTGTTTTTGGCATCAACATCATTGAGAATGTATTGCTGGAATACACGATGATTTTTATCGCTTTTGCCATTGGCATGTATTCCCTTTGGCATGGCTACCGAAAGCATCATCATAGTTATTTGCCGGCTATTGTATTTTGTGTAGGTATTATATTGTTGATTGCCAAACAAATATGGCACGATCACCAGATTTGGCTACTCCCCTTTGCCGTAATTTTCATCGTATCGGCCCATGTGATCAATTACCGCGCCTGCAGGGTACACGATCACGCCCATGCCGATGATTGTGATCATTAA